The Geobacter sp. AOG2 genome includes a window with the following:
- a CDS encoding helicase C-terminal domain-containing protein, with translation MHKYFSDDALLLMRHEIEAAAGNEVFFIGRANIDGIVFETEAIARGSKQAVPAILTRAACGDVVIHNHPSGDLTPSGADMDIASVAGNQGIGFAIIDNGCTRCYQVVSPFTEKKGELLSLDEIARVFAPDGMMAHLKGYEQRDEQVRMAFAVAEAFNHDRVALVEAGTGTGKSLAYLVPAILWAVRNNQRVVVSTNTINLQEQLIRKDLPFLARNSSLEFKAVLVKGRGNYVCLRKLENAEAEPSLFPDEAAAELTAIIEWSRGTQDGCRSDLALTPREGTWEEVCCEADQCSRSRCKHFNRCFFYRARREASAAKVLVVNHALLLSDIVLRKETGYDATAILPPFTRLIFDEGHHLEDVATSHLSLVISRGGILRQLHRLVPQKASRSGLLTIISARLARDLPDTMEALYTELSALLESHLLPKAHDLAGLTEQSMDWLALTVERETGGEAGRERKLRITQAVEQGAFWQECRQRTHALSDALNDYTSALRSLLRRCEDLPDKLREKLADQLLDAGGIEGRLQAMADDLLFFISDAEGYCRWIESRSGHRGVQARLCAAPLDVSGQVKETILDRIKTIIVTSATLTVGGDFGYLKKRTGFGLLKPERLKELRLASPFDYASQVFAGIPEDMPEPTAPGFRQALEERILRAVTIAKGGAFILFTSYDLLNRVHGALAPELARQGLVALRQGETGRHALLSRFRKENNAVLFGTDSFWEGVDVKGDALRLVIIARLPFQVPTEPVQQARTEQIQAAGGDPFREFSVPQAVIKFRQGFGRLIRSRDDHGAVLILDRRVTTKNYGRIFLRSLPDTALVTGNSEEVFGRMEAFFDGLPS, from the coding sequence ATGCACAAGTATTTCAGCGACGACGCATTGCTTCTGATGCGCCACGAGATTGAGGCAGCCGCCGGCAACGAGGTCTTTTTCATCGGCCGGGCCAATATTGACGGCATTGTTTTCGAGACAGAGGCCATTGCCCGCGGCAGCAAGCAGGCCGTGCCCGCCATCCTCACCCGCGCGGCCTGCGGCGACGTGGTCATCCACAACCACCCCTCCGGTGATCTGACCCCTTCCGGGGCGGACATGGACATCGCCTCGGTGGCCGGCAACCAGGGGATCGGCTTCGCGATCATCGATAACGGCTGTACCCGCTGTTACCAGGTGGTGTCCCCTTTTACCGAAAAAAAGGGGGAACTGCTCTCCCTGGACGAGATTGCCCGGGTCTTCGCGCCGGACGGGATGATGGCCCACCTCAAGGGGTACGAGCAGCGCGACGAGCAGGTGCGAATGGCCTTTGCCGTGGCAGAGGCATTCAACCACGACCGGGTAGCCCTGGTCGAGGCCGGCACCGGTACCGGCAAATCCCTGGCGTACCTGGTGCCGGCGATCCTCTGGGCGGTACGCAACAACCAACGGGTGGTGGTTTCCACCAATACCATCAACCTCCAGGAACAGTTGATCCGCAAGGACCTCCCTTTTCTGGCGCGCAACTCCTCGCTGGAATTCAAGGCCGTGCTGGTCAAGGGGCGCGGCAACTACGTCTGCCTGCGTAAACTGGAAAACGCCGAGGCCGAGCCATCCCTGTTCCCGGACGAGGCGGCGGCGGAGTTGACCGCCATCATCGAATGGAGCCGCGGCACCCAGGACGGCTGCCGTAGCGACCTGGCCCTAACCCCGCGGGAAGGCACCTGGGAGGAAGTCTGCTGCGAAGCGGACCAATGCAGCCGCTCCCGCTGCAAGCATTTCAACCGTTGTTTCTTCTACCGGGCCCGGCGCGAGGCCTCGGCCGCCAAGGTGCTGGTGGTCAACCACGCCCTGCTGCTTTCGGACATCGTGCTGCGCAAGGAGACCGGCTACGACGCCACCGCCATCCTGCCCCCCTTCACCCGCCTGATCTTCGACGAGGGGCACCACCTGGAGGATGTGGCCACCAGTCACCTCTCCCTGGTCATCTCCCGCGGCGGCATCCTGCGCCAGTTGCATCGGCTGGTCCCCCAGAAAGCCAGCCGCAGCGGTCTCCTGACGATCATCTCCGCCCGTCTGGCCCGGGATCTGCCGGACACCATGGAGGCGCTCTATACCGAGCTGTCGGCCCTGCTTGAAAGCCACCTGCTTCCCAAGGCCCACGATTTGGCCGGCCTGACCGAGCAGAGCATGGATTGGCTGGCCCTGACCGTTGAGCGGGAGACGGGGGGCGAGGCAGGGCGGGAGCGCAAACTGCGGATCACGCAGGCGGTGGAACAGGGCGCGTTCTGGCAGGAATGCCGCCAGCGGACCCATGCCCTGTCCGATGCGCTGAACGACTACACCTCGGCCCTGCGCAGTTTGCTGCGCCGGTGCGAGGATCTGCCGGACAAACTGCGGGAGAAGCTGGCCGACCAGTTGCTGGATGCCGGCGGTATCGAAGGGCGCCTCCAGGCAATGGCCGACGACCTCCTGTTCTTCATCTCCGATGCCGAAGGCTACTGCCGCTGGATCGAATCCCGCTCCGGCCACCGGGGCGTGCAGGCTAGGCTCTGTGCTGCGCCCCTGGACGTCTCGGGCCAGGTAAAGGAAACGATTCTGGACCGGATCAAGACCATCATCGTCACCTCGGCCACCCTGACCGTGGGGGGAGATTTCGGCTACCTGAAAAAACGCACCGGCTTCGGCCTTCTGAAGCCTGAACGCCTGAAGGAACTGCGCCTGGCCTCCCCCTTCGACTACGCCTCCCAGGTCTTCGCCGGCATCCCCGAGGACATGCCCGAACCGACCGCGCCCGGCTTTCGCCAGGCGCTGGAGGAACGCATCCTGCGGGCCGTGACCATCGCGAAAGGAGGTGCCTTCATCCTGTTCACCTCCTACGATCTGCTCAACCGCGTCCATGGCGCGCTGGCGCCGGAGTTGGCCAGGCAGGGGCTGGTGGCCCTCAGGCAGGGGGAAACCGGGCGCCATGCCCTGCTCTCCCGCTTTCGCAAGGAAAACAACGCCGTGTTGTTCGGCACCGATTCGTTTTGGGAAGGGGTGGACGTTAAGGGGGACGCGCTCAGATTGGTGATCATCGCCCGGCTCCCCTTCCAGGTACCGACCGAGCCGGTACAGCAGGCCCGCACCGAACAGATCCAGGCTGCCGGCGGCGATCCTTTCCGCGAGTTCTCCGTGCCCCAGGCGGTAATAAAATTCCGCCAGGGTTTTGGCCGCCTGATCCGCAGCAGGGATGACCACGGCGCGGTGTTGATCCTCGACCGCCGGGTAACCACCAAGAACTACGGCAGGATCTTTCTGCGCTCCCTGCCCGATACGGCGCTGGTGACGGGAAATTCGGAGGAAGTATTCGGGAGAATGGAAGCGTTCTTTGACGGGCTTCCTTCGTAA
- a CDS encoding metal ABC transporter substrate-binding protein: MMAPLFRTVMIATLWLTVLPFAASAEEPIRAVGTVSPLSDIVRKIGGRHVAVSTVLAPGAYPSEYVFRESYLAKMRGTELVIRIGEGGDPWSDRLIAAAGANVSVINAARQEDLAVANRFAGPREPAGSSIPQLYVWLDPRIVRDRIAPAVLQALSELRPIRAADFRRNFRRLFFELSKMDNETGALLAQMPPKPFMAQTGAWNFLFNRYGLVPVEVIVPDEKTEISAERMSRMIARGRLAGVHLIFRNHRPPSRPLTQIAKRIDATIVPLGVMGNEHAGIMNGNYLEMMQINIRKLLMAFH, encoded by the coding sequence ATGATGGCACCATTATTCAGAACGGTCATGATCGCGACCCTCTGGCTGACCGTCCTTCCCTTCGCCGCCTCGGCCGAGGAACCGATCAGAGCGGTCGGCACGGTATCGCCTTTGAGTGACATTGTCCGTAAGATCGGTGGGCGACATGTAGCGGTATCGACAGTCCTTGCTCCGGGGGCGTACCCCTCGGAATACGTTTTTCGCGAAAGCTATCTGGCCAAGATGAGGGGCACGGAGCTGGTTATCCGTATCGGAGAGGGTGGCGACCCCTGGAGTGACCGTCTCATTGCGGCGGCCGGTGCAAACGTATCGGTCATCAATGCCGCCCGCCAGGAGGATCTTGCCGTTGCGAACCGTTTTGCCGGTCCGCGCGAACCGGCCGGCTCATCCATCCCGCAACTCTATGTCTGGCTGGACCCCCGGATCGTACGCGACCGCATCGCACCCGCGGTATTGCAGGCGCTTTCCGAACTGCGCCCCATCCGGGCGGCGGATTTCAGGCGCAACTTCCGCCGCCTCTTTTTTGAACTCTCGAAGATGGATAACGAGACCGGCGCCCTGCTGGCGCAGATGCCTCCCAAGCCGTTCATGGCCCAAACAGGGGCCTGGAACTTCCTCTTCAACCGCTACGGCCTGGTGCCCGTAGAGGTGATCGTACCCGATGAAAAGACGGAGATCAGCGCCGAAAGGATGTCGAGGATGATCGCCAGGGGCAGGCTTGCCGGAGTCCACCTCATTTTCCGCAACCACCGCCCTCCCAGCCGGCCGCTCACGCAGATCGCCAAGAGGATCGACGCCACCATTGTGCCGCTGGGGGTGATGGGAAATGAGCACGCGGGCATAATGAACGGCAACTACCTTGAGATGATGCAGATAAATATAAGAAAACTGCTCATGGCGTTTCACTGA
- the glnE gene encoding bifunctional [glutamate--ammonia ligase]-adenylyl-L-tyrosine phosphorylase/[glutamate--ammonia-ligase] adenylyltransferase, which yields MPGERFFREFSRIMGLDDHDGRTRELAAFLESRGFLHGERSAENIILTASHFPTDSLHRIVAGSLLSPLPDIALNAFERLAGAIPPEDLAEIAHRGKRLGQFILLCGSSPFLVNLIFKTPAIFRWLFLENAIDLARKEGEMLDALRSRVDDTTDFAELLRVLRCFKRAEILRIAARDLNGLAALEEVTGELSSLASASLQVAYEVCRRCLIREYGVPLTEGEDGLREAEMVVIGMGKLGGNELNFSSDIDIIYFYESDRGETSGIGVDPGGRTGVISLHGFFNKLGEMISKALSLVTEDGFVFRVDMGLRPEGKSGDMAISVRSAEIYYESWGQSWERTAMLKARPVAGSLELGDRLLKMLQPFVYRKYLDYNLIEDMKNMKQKIDASLARSMEGEANLKLGRGGIREIEFFIQALQLVYAGKNPNLRERNSLRALDALLAVRLISDDDHRKLSEAYRFLRTVEHRIQVVQERQTHNLPAKEEELGALARRCGFLRPTGTARFLETLEEHRGNVSAIYGNLFHSRDEKLKQDVDPRVLLFLDTKADPDLVKDMLAERRFEDVERAYANLQSLRRGPESGNLTERGRRILEKIAPLLLQETFLSPDPDMALANLERFLAIIGTRSSYYALLAENRETLKLLVSLFSMSEFLSKILIGHPELLDSMVDRSYASTLKSRDMMTMELDSLLERTDYFEEQLDLLRRYRNEEFLRIGLNDIHGKLAQGEATAQLTVLGEACLGAAYRLAALDLKRFGRPMYRFEGRNAEASLAVIAMGKLGGGDLNYHSDLDIIFVYDHQGATNGEKQVSNHEYFAKLAQKIISILSMQTREGYVYKIDTRLRPSGNAGPLVTSLDSFLEYHRKEAQIWERQALTKARVVLGDEGLGGQLQDVIRHTVYGASIDDEGRREIHRLRMRMENELAREKSGSYNIKTGRGGIVDVEFVAQYLQLKYGCGYPELRTTSTIVVLKEINSLGLLPHDDAEALLSGFTFLRRLENRLRIIHDYSVNDLAGSKSYMNKLARRLGYDPALKNPGALLISDYEETTGKIRDCYARILGESAL from the coding sequence ATGCCAGGGGAACGATTCTTCCGGGAATTCAGCCGGATAATGGGACTGGACGACCATGACGGTCGTACGCGGGAACTGGCCGCTTTCCTGGAGTCACGGGGCTTTCTCCACGGCGAGCGCTCGGCAGAAAATATTATCCTGACCGCGTCACATTTCCCTACTGACTCGCTGCATCGTATTGTTGCCGGCTCACTGTTGTCCCCCCTGCCCGACATTGCGCTCAACGCCTTTGAGCGTCTGGCGGGCGCCATCCCCCCCGAAGATCTGGCCGAAATAGCGCACCGCGGGAAACGTCTGGGGCAGTTTATTCTGTTGTGCGGTTCTTCGCCGTTCCTGGTTAACCTTATCTTCAAAACCCCCGCCATATTCCGCTGGCTGTTTCTGGAGAATGCCATCGACCTCGCCCGGAAAGAGGGTGAGATGTTGGATGCCCTGCGTTCCCGGGTGGATGACACGACCGACTTCGCGGAACTGCTCCGGGTGTTGCGCTGCTTCAAGCGGGCCGAGATCCTGCGCATTGCCGCCCGCGATTTGAACGGTCTTGCTGCGCTGGAGGAGGTGACCGGCGAGCTTTCCAGCCTGGCGTCCGCATCGCTGCAGGTGGCCTATGAGGTGTGCCGCCGTTGTCTGATCCGGGAATACGGCGTGCCCCTGACGGAGGGGGAGGACGGACTTCGCGAAGCAGAGATGGTCGTGATCGGTATGGGTAAACTGGGGGGGAATGAACTGAATTTCTCTTCGGACATCGACATTATCTACTTCTACGAATCGGACCGGGGCGAGACCAGCGGGATCGGAGTCGATCCCGGAGGACGGACGGGCGTTATCTCGCTGCACGGTTTTTTCAACAAGCTGGGGGAGATGATCAGCAAAGCCCTTTCCCTGGTTACCGAGGATGGTTTTGTCTTCCGTGTGGACATGGGACTGCGGCCGGAGGGCAAATCCGGCGATATGGCGATTTCAGTGCGCTCGGCGGAGATCTACTACGAATCGTGGGGCCAGTCGTGGGAGCGGACGGCCATGCTCAAGGCGAGGCCCGTGGCCGGTTCCCTGGAGTTGGGCGACCGGTTGCTGAAGATGCTCCAGCCGTTCGTCTACCGGAAATACCTCGATTACAACCTGATCGAGGATATGAAGAATATGAAGCAGAAGATCGACGCCTCCCTGGCCCGCTCCATGGAAGGGGAGGCAAACCTCAAGCTGGGGCGGGGAGGGATTCGGGAGATCGAGTTTTTCATCCAGGCCCTGCAACTGGTGTACGCCGGAAAGAACCCCAACCTGCGGGAACGCAATTCGCTCCGGGCGCTGGACGCCCTGTTGGCGGTACGCCTGATCTCGGACGACGATCATCGCAAGCTCTCCGAGGCCTATCGCTTCCTGCGGACGGTCGAACATCGCATCCAGGTGGTTCAGGAACGTCAAACCCACAACCTGCCCGCCAAAGAGGAGGAACTGGGGGCGCTGGCGCGGCGTTGCGGCTTCCTGCGCCCCACGGGTACGGCGCGGTTCCTGGAAACGCTGGAGGAGCATCGCGGCAATGTCTCGGCCATCTACGGGAATCTGTTCCATTCCCGCGACGAGAAGCTTAAACAGGATGTGGATCCCCGGGTGCTCCTTTTTCTCGATACCAAGGCAGATCCCGACCTGGTCAAGGACATGCTGGCCGAACGACGATTCGAGGACGTGGAACGCGCCTACGCAAACCTGCAATCGCTCCGCCGCGGCCCCGAAAGCGGCAACCTTACCGAGCGCGGCCGCCGCATCCTGGAAAAGATCGCCCCGCTGCTTTTACAGGAGACCTTCCTGTCGCCCGATCCCGATATGGCCCTTGCCAATCTGGAGCGCTTTCTGGCCATCATCGGCACCCGTTCCTCCTACTACGCCCTCCTGGCCGAAAACAGGGAGACGCTCAAGCTGCTGGTGTCCCTGTTCAGTATGTCCGAATTCCTTTCCAAGATCCTGATCGGCCATCCGGAGTTGCTGGACAGCATGGTGGACCGGAGTTACGCTTCCACGCTCAAGTCCCGGGATATGATGACCATGGAACTGGACAGCCTGCTGGAGCGAACCGACTACTTCGAGGAGCAATTGGATCTGCTGCGGCGTTACCGCAACGAGGAGTTTCTGCGCATCGGCCTGAACGACATCCACGGCAAGCTGGCCCAGGGAGAGGCGACCGCCCAGTTGACCGTGCTGGGCGAGGCCTGCCTGGGGGCGGCTTATCGCCTGGCTGCTCTGGACCTGAAGCGCTTCGGGCGCCCGATGTACCGTTTCGAGGGCAGGAATGCGGAGGCATCGCTGGCGGTGATCGCAATGGGCAAGCTGGGTGGAGGCGATCTCAACTATCATTCCGACCTGGACATCATCTTCGTCTATGACCACCAGGGCGCAACGAACGGCGAGAAGCAGGTTTCCAACCATGAATACTTTGCCAAACTGGCCCAAAAGATCATCTCGATCCTGAGCATGCAGACCCGCGAGGGGTATGTCTACAAGATCGACACCCGCCTGCGGCCGTCGGGCAACGCCGGCCCGCTGGTCACCTCCCTCGATTCGTTCCTCGAGTATCACCGCAAGGAGGCCCAGATCTGGGAACGCCAGGCGCTTACCAAGGCCCGCGTGGTACTGGGGGATGAAGGGCTGGGCGGCCAGCTGCAGGACGTTATTCGCCATACGGTCTACGGGGCGTCCATCGATGACGAGGGGCGCCGCGAGATCCACCGGCTGCGGATGCGCATGGAGAACGAACTGGCGCGGGAGAAGAGCGGCAGCTACAATATCAAGACCGGCCGGGGCGGGATCGTCGATGTGGAATTCGTTGCCCAGTATCTGCAACTCAAGTACGGCTGCGGCTATCCGGAGCTGCGCACCACCAGCACCATCGTGGTCCTCAAGGAGATCAACTCCCTGGGGCTTTTGCCGCACGACGACGCGGAGGCGTTACTCTCCGGTTTTACGTTCCTGCGCAGATTGGAAAACCGTCTGCGCATCATTCACGACTACTCGGTGAACGATCTGGCCGGATCCAAAAGCTACATGAACAAGCTGGCCCGACGGTTGGGGTACGATCCTGCGTTGAAAAATCCCGGCGCTTTGCTTATCAGCGATTACGAAGAGACAACCGGCAAAATCCGGGACTGCTATGCCAGGATTCTTGGGGAGTCGGCGCTCTGA
- the fmt gene encoding methionyl-tRNA formyltransferase: MTGWRVIFMGTPEFACPTLQVLIDRGEDLVAVVTQPDRPKGRGQKLMPPPVKELALHHGIPVRQPLKVREPAFIESILQLKPDVIVVVAFGQILPKALLEIPPHGCINVHASLLPRYRGAAPLNWSIVNGERETGVTTMLMDVGLDTGPMLLSRSTPIDEDENITSLHDRMSVMGAQLLAETLDGLHTASISPREQDNALSCYAPMLKKEDGLIDWCRDARAIHNQVRGLSVWPVAYTLMDGQALKIYRTRVGTGNGQPGTVLRAAKGTFEVACLTGSLIIEELQTAGKKRLDSASFLAGCPVLEGSRLGGETGGGDRQ; this comes from the coding sequence ATGACCGGCTGGCGGGTGATTTTCATGGGGACCCCCGAATTCGCGTGCCCCACGCTACAGGTCCTTATCGACCGCGGAGAAGACCTGGTGGCGGTGGTTACCCAACCGGACCGGCCCAAAGGGCGCGGCCAGAAGTTGATGCCGCCCCCGGTCAAGGAGCTGGCCCTGCATCACGGCATCCCGGTGCGCCAACCCCTCAAGGTGCGCGAGCCCGCCTTCATCGAGAGCATCTTGCAGCTCAAACCGGACGTGATCGTGGTGGTGGCTTTCGGGCAGATCCTTCCCAAGGCGCTCCTGGAAATCCCGCCCCATGGCTGCATCAACGTCCATGCCTCACTCCTCCCCCGTTACCGGGGCGCTGCGCCGCTCAACTGGAGCATCGTCAACGGAGAACGGGAAACCGGCGTCACCACCATGCTGATGGACGTTGGCCTGGATACCGGCCCGATGCTGTTAAGCCGCTCCACCCCCATCGATGAGGACGAGAATATCACCTCACTTCACGATCGCATGTCCGTGATGGGCGCACAATTGCTGGCCGAAACCCTGGACGGCCTCCATACCGCCTCCATATCCCCGCGGGAGCAGGACAACGCCCTCTCCTGCTATGCCCCCATGTTGAAGAAGGAGGATGGCCTGATCGACTGGTGCCGCGACGCCCGCGCCATCCACAACCAGGTGCGCGGCCTGAGCGTCTGGCCCGTCGCCTATACTCTCATGGACGGCCAGGCACTCAAGATCTACCGCACGCGGGTTGGAACCGGCAACGGCCAACCGGGTACGGTGCTGCGTGCCGCCAAAGGGACGTTTGAGGTCGCCTGTCTGACGGGAAGCCTGATTATCGAAGAGTTGCAGACGGCAGGAAAAAAACGTTTGGATTCGGCCAGTTTCCTGGCCGGCTGCCCGGTGCTGGAAGGTTCCCGGCTTGGCGGTGAAACCGGCGGCGGAGACAGGCAATAA
- the mtnA gene encoding S-methyl-5-thioribose-1-phosphate isomerase has translation MSFRTIEWRDNTVIMIDQTRLPGEEVYNTYEDFKSVAEAIKGMIVRGAPAIGVAAAMGVALGAREIIADTQESFFRQLENVCEVMARTRPTAVNLFWAIDRMKRVAEANRGKTLDQIREALKKEAIRIEEEDLTICRNIGKWGATLIPQGATILTHCNAGGLATAGYGTALGVIRAAHEAGKGIKVFADETRPWLQGARLTAWELVKEGIPATLISDNMAGFFMNRGEITCCVVGADRIAANGDTANKIGTYSVAVLAKENNIPFYVAAPVSTLDLSLSDGSQIPIEERHAGEVTHIKGIAIAPTGISVRNPAFDVTPARYITAIITEKGIVSGDYLFGLRKAAGI, from the coding sequence ATGTCCTTCCGCACCATCGAGTGGCGCGACAACACCGTGATCATGATCGACCAGACCCGTTTGCCGGGAGAAGAGGTCTACAATACCTACGAGGATTTTAAGTCCGTGGCCGAGGCCATCAAAGGTATGATCGTCCGGGGAGCGCCGGCCATCGGAGTTGCGGCGGCCATGGGGGTTGCTCTGGGGGCGCGGGAGATCATCGCCGATACCCAGGAGTCGTTTTTCCGCCAGTTGGAGAATGTCTGCGAGGTCATGGCCCGCACCCGCCCCACTGCGGTCAACCTGTTCTGGGCCATTGATCGGATGAAGCGAGTGGCGGAGGCCAACCGCGGCAAGACGCTCGATCAGATCCGGGAGGCACTCAAAAAAGAGGCCATCCGTATCGAAGAGGAGGATTTGACTATCTGCCGCAACATCGGCAAATGGGGGGCCACCCTGATCCCTCAGGGGGCCACGATCCTGACCCACTGCAACGCCGGTGGCCTGGCCACCGCCGGCTACGGCACCGCCCTGGGGGTGATCCGCGCAGCCCACGAAGCGGGCAAGGGAATCAAGGTCTTTGCCGACGAAACCCGCCCCTGGCTGCAAGGGGCTCGCCTGACTGCCTGGGAACTGGTCAAGGAGGGAATCCCCGCCACCCTGATCTCCGACAATATGGCCGGTTTTTTTATGAACCGCGGCGAGATAACCTGCTGCGTGGTTGGGGCGGACCGTATCGCCGCCAACGGCGATACGGCCAACAAGATCGGCACCTATTCGGTGGCCGTGCTGGCCAAGGAGAACAATATCCCTTTCTATGTGGCCGCGCCGGTCTCGACCCTGGACCTCTCCCTGAGCGACGGCAGCCAGATCCCCATCGAGGAGCGCCACGCGGGTGAAGTGACCCATATCAAAGGGATCGCCATCGCCCCCACGGGGATCAGCGTCCGCAACCCGGCCTTCGACGTCACGCCGGCCCGTTATATTACCGCCATCATCACCGAAAAGGGGATTGTCAGCGGCGACTACCTCTTCGGGCTCAGGAAGGCCGCAGGTATCTGA
- a CDS encoding GSU3128 family (seleno)protein, with protein sequence MNIRKKFLDYEYEEVLDGRTRELIRVGCAIAVGCPTULKKHFAAAKSYGATDAELREAIAYGAIAPGGRAKNFALDMLAEIEEENPNP encoded by the coding sequence GTGAACATCCGCAAGAAGTTTCTCGATTATGAGTACGAAGAGGTGTTGGACGGCCGCACGCGCGAGTTGATCCGCGTGGGGTGCGCCATCGCCGTGGGGTGTCCCACCTGACTGAAGAAACACTTCGCGGCCGCGAAGTCCTACGGCGCCACGGACGCCGAACTCCGTGAAGCGATCGCCTACGGCGCCATCGCCCCCGGCGGCAGGGCCAAGAACTTTGCCCTGGATATGCTGGCGGAGATTGAAGAGGAAAACCCGAATCCGTGA
- the def gene encoding peptide deformylase gives MIRTILTYPNPELKKKSAPVTVINESLQQLVKDMAETMYDAPGVGLAAPQVGVHQRVIVIDVSAKDEPPELIVAINPVIVHAEGEAYEEEGCLSVPGYAANVRRHASVVVKGLDLSGNEKSWRAEDLLAIAFQHEIDHLDGVLFVDHLSPLKRDLFQRKFRKAAEEKRGEK, from the coding sequence ATGATCCGCACAATCCTCACCTATCCCAACCCCGAACTCAAGAAAAAGTCGGCGCCGGTCACCGTTATCAATGAGTCCCTTCAGCAACTGGTCAAAGACATGGCGGAAACCATGTATGACGCACCCGGGGTCGGACTGGCCGCCCCGCAGGTCGGCGTACACCAGCGAGTTATCGTGATCGATGTTTCCGCCAAGGACGAACCGCCTGAACTGATTGTAGCAATCAACCCCGTCATCGTCCACGCCGAGGGGGAAGCCTACGAAGAAGAGGGCTGCCTTTCCGTTCCCGGATATGCGGCCAATGTCCGCCGCCATGCAAGCGTCGTGGTCAAGGGACTGGATCTGTCGGGGAACGAGAAAAGCTGGCGGGCGGAAGACCTGCTGGCCATTGCCTTCCAGCATGAGATCGACCACCTGGACGGTGTGCTCTTTGTCGATCACCTTTCGCCCCTCAAGCGCGACCTGTTCCAGCGCAAGTTCCGCAAGGCCGCAGAAGAGAAAAGGGGCGAAAAATGA
- a CDS encoding DUF116 domain-containing protein, with amino-acid sequence MTGTKETNTPPRKRLFISLMGFTCLIVVGLIFLAWWVPNRGLANIHPRLPHIVGIVVAVLSGVAILGTGLLVLTTALGKDIFFTRFMRLVVIKFLLPMIELVGRGLGLDKDSIRQSFIAMNNSLVVSQRQKVKPDRILVLLPHCIQLFDCEIKVTGDIKKCVQCGRCDIKGLVDIGRKYHVDISVATGGTLARKVIVEKRPKLVLAVACERDLTSGIKDCYPLPVIGILNDRPFGPCFNTTVDTAKIDEALSQVILPEEAAPPTA; translated from the coding sequence ATGACCGGCACAAAAGAGACCAATACCCCTCCCCGCAAACGCCTGTTCATCTCGCTGATGGGTTTTACCTGCCTGATCGTGGTGGGCCTGATCTTTCTCGCCTGGTGGGTTCCCAATCGCGGCCTCGCCAATATCCACCCCCGGCTGCCCCACATCGTCGGCATCGTTGTGGCGGTGCTCTCGGGCGTTGCCATCCTGGGAACCGGCCTGTTGGTGCTGACCACCGCCCTGGGGAAGGACATCTTCTTCACCCGCTTCATGCGCCTGGTGGTCATCAAATTCCTCCTGCCGATGATCGAGCTGGTAGGGCGCGGGCTGGGGCTCGACAAGGACAGTATCCGCCAATCCTTCATTGCCATGAACAACAGCCTGGTCGTCTCGCAGCGCCAGAAGGTCAAGCCCGATCGCATCCTGGTGCTGCTCCCCCACTGCATCCAGTTGTTCGACTGCGAGATCAAGGTCACGGGCGACATAAAGAAGTGCGTGCAATGCGGTCGGTGCGACATCAAGGGTTTGGTGGACATCGGACGAAAGTACCATGTGGACATATCGGTGGCCACCGGGGGCACCCTGGCACGCAAAGTGATCGTGGAGAAGCGCCCGAAACTGGTACTGGCAGTGGCGTGCGAACGCGACCTCACCTCCGGTATCAAGGATTGCTACCCCCTGCCGGTAATCGGCATCCTCAACGATCGCCCTTTCGGCCCCTGTTTCAATACCACCGTCGATACCGCCAAAATCGACGAGGCCCTGAGCCAGGTGATCCTCCCGGAAGAAGCCGCTCCCCCAACCGCCTGA